The following are encoded in a window of Schistocerca nitens isolate TAMUIC-IGC-003100 chromosome 9, iqSchNite1.1, whole genome shotgun sequence genomic DNA:
- the LOC126204168 gene encoding uncharacterized protein LOC126204168 — protein sequence MSSEFINTEDFISEVESRPVIWDMKSDDYSNKVMKMKAWQEIITKFVPDFDEKSIDERNKIGTILQRKWKSLRASYTSVLLRQKTEKSGSAATGRKKYIYFYQLRFLTTDCMNTTSSIDNDDDEDRNEFDEGENLEQEAREKTAERRQKRPREQKSLEEEDILYNILKEKYARKDNSSQQADEDSLFMQSLVPELKKITQSCKIESEIRFDECHY from the exons ATGAGTTCAGAGTTCatcaacacagaagattttataagtgaagtggaaagtcgtcccgttatttgggatatgaaaagcgatgactacagtaacaaagtcatgaaaatgaaagcgtggcaagaaattattacgaagtttgtgcctgatttcgatgaaaagagcatagatgaaagaaacaaaattg ggacaatccttcaaaggaaatggaagagctTAAGGGCCAGTTATACCAGTGTGTTATTAAGGCAAAAAACAGAAAAGAGTGGTTCTGCAGCAACTGGTAGGAAGAAGTATATCTACTTCTATCAGCTGCGATTCCTAACAACTGACTGTATGAACACTACTTCTAgtattgacaatgatgatgatgaagacagaaatgagtttgatgaaggagaaaatttagagcaggagGCACGTGAAAAAACTGCTGAGCGACGGCAAAAAAGGCCACGTGAACAGAAGAGTCTTGAAGAAGAAGATATCCTATataacattttgaaggaaaagtacgccagaaaagacaattcatcacagcaagccgacgaagatagcttgtttatgcagtctttagtacctgaattaaaaaaaattacccagtcatGCAAGATTGAAAGTGAAATCAGATTTGATGAATGTCATTATTAA